In Jejubacter calystegiae, the following are encoded in one genomic region:
- a CDS encoding UbiD family decarboxylase — translation MKDSKNKNPSGVHDLRSALELLKRTPGEYVETHVEVDPHAELSGVYRYVGAGGTCQRPTRKNGPVMVFNKIKGFKDISVAIGLNGSRKRVGQFLNCEPEKLGFLLKDSVEHAIAPIEVSADKAVCQEVVHLASDDDFDLRKLLPAPTNTEEDAGPYITMGLCYASDPDTHESDVTIHRLCVQSRDELSMWLTPGRHIDAFRMKAEAAGKPLPISISIGVDPAIEVAACFEPPTTPLGFNELSIAGALRGHPVEMVQCKTINEKAIAHAEIVIEGELLPDVRVREDQNTDTGRAMPEFPGYTGEAKAAIPVIKVKAVTTRRNPIWRTTVGPGEEHVNMAGIPTEASILDMVERAMPGKLLNVFAHTAGGGKLLAVMQFKKSAPVDEGRQRQAALLAFSAFPELKHVILVDEDVDIFDSDDVMWAMQTRYQGDVDTVFIPGVRCHPLDPSQDPKYSPSILQQGMSCKTIFDCTVPFHLKEHFERSKFKEVDVKRFLPDFE, via the coding sequence ATGAAAGATTCTAAAAATAAAAACCCCAGTGGGGTACATGATTTACGTTCGGCGTTAGAATTATTAAAAAGAACGCCCGGAGAATATGTTGAAACTCATGTAGAAGTGGATCCCCATGCGGAACTGTCCGGCGTTTATCGTTACGTTGGCGCAGGCGGTACCTGCCAGCGTCCAACCCGCAAAAATGGTCCGGTGATGGTCTTTAATAAAATTAAAGGCTTTAAGGATATCAGTGTCGCTATCGGCCTTAATGGTTCCCGTAAGCGCGTGGGCCAGTTCCTGAACTGCGAACCGGAAAAACTGGGCTTTCTGCTTAAAGACTCTGTGGAGCACGCCATTGCCCCCATCGAGGTAAGCGCCGATAAAGCGGTATGTCAGGAAGTCGTTCACCTGGCGAGCGACGACGACTTCGATTTGCGCAAACTGCTGCCAGCGCCGACCAATACCGAAGAGGATGCAGGCCCTTACATCACCATGGGTCTGTGTTACGCCTCCGATCCTGATACCCACGAATCCGACGTTACGATTCACCGCCTGTGCGTACAGAGCCGCGACGAGCTTTCCATGTGGCTGACCCCTGGCCGCCATATCGATGCTTTCCGTATGAAAGCCGAAGCCGCCGGTAAACCACTGCCTATCTCCATCAGTATTGGTGTGGATCCCGCCATTGAAGTCGCCGCATGTTTTGAGCCGCCGACCACACCGCTGGGCTTTAACGAGCTGAGCATCGCCGGTGCCCTACGTGGACATCCGGTAGAGATGGTGCAGTGCAAAACCATTAATGAAAAAGCCATTGCCCACGCAGAAATCGTGATCGAAGGTGAACTACTGCCGGACGTAAGGGTTCGTGAGGACCAGAATACCGATACCGGGCGTGCCATGCCGGAATTCCCGGGTTATACCGGCGAAGCAAAAGCTGCGATTCCGGTCATTAAAGTTAAAGCGGTCACCACCCGCCGTAATCCTATCTGGCGTACCACGGTAGGGCCGGGCGAAGAACACGTGAACATGGCCGGAATTCCCACTGAGGCGAGTATTCTGGATATGGTAGAACGTGCCATGCCAGGCAAACTGCTAAATGTCTTTGCCCATACTGCGGGCGGCGGCAAGCTTCTGGCCGTTATGCAGTTCAAAAAATCAGCGCCAGTGGATGAAGGACGGCAGCGTCAGGCTGCATTGCTCGCCTTCTCGGCGTTCCCGGAACTCAAACACGTCATTCTGGTAGATGAAGATGTGGACATCTTCGACAGTGACGACGTTATGTGGGCGATGCAAACCCGCTACCAGGGCGACGTCGATACCGTTTTCATTCCCGGTGTACGCTGCCATCCGCTGGACCCTTCTCAGGACCCGAAATACAGCCCGAGCATTCTGCAACAGGGGATGTCCTGTAAGACCATCTTCGACTGCACCGTGCCTTTCCATCTAAAAGAGCACTTCGAGCGTTCAAAATTCAAAGAGGTGGATGTGAAACGCTTCCTGCCTGACTTCGAATAA
- a CDS encoding UbiX family flavin prenyltransferase → MSKQRIIVGISGASGFQYGVKALELLGNRELEVHLVISKGAERTCQLETDYNLKQIMEMADVVHAIGNLGAAISSGSFKTLGMLIAPCSMRTLGAVAHCLTDNLLTRAADVVLKERRRLVLLARETPLNLGHLRNMQQVTEMGGIVFPPVPALYQRPQSADEIVTHSVARALDLFGLENDIPRWGEGALHH, encoded by the coding sequence ATGAGCAAGCAACGTATCATCGTCGGTATCAGCGGCGCGTCAGGCTTTCAGTACGGCGTTAAAGCGCTTGAACTGCTGGGCAATCGGGAGCTGGAAGTACATCTGGTGATCTCTAAAGGGGCAGAGCGCACCTGCCAGTTAGAGACGGACTACAACCTGAAACAGATCATGGAGATGGCTGATGTCGTTCACGCCATCGGAAATCTGGGAGCTGCTATCTCCAGCGGTTCCTTTAAAACCCTGGGGATGCTGATAGCGCCCTGTTCCATGCGCACGCTGGGCGCCGTCGCTCACTGTCTGACCGATAACCTGCTGACCCGTGCGGCGGATGTTGTGCTCAAAGAGCGGCGTCGTCTTGTACTTCTGGCTCGTGAGACGCCGCTTAACCTGGGGCATCTGCGCAATATGCAGCAGGTCACCGAAATGGGTGGGATCGTCTTCCCACCGGTTCCAGCGCTTTACCAACGTCCGCAAAGCGCGGATGAGATTGTCACTCACAGCGTCGCTCGCGCCCTCGATCTGTTCGGGCTTGAAAACGACATTCCCCGCTGGGGCGAAGGCGCCCTCCACCACTAA
- a CDS encoding DUF554 domain-containing protein, producing MLIGPYVNGAAVIIGGLIGAMAGNKLPDRVKAALPMTFGLCSVGLGINLVIKVKFMPAVVLAMVIGAVIGELFYVEKGIGKAAGMTRGLVNKFLPPVQGLSHEEFTEKFVAILVLFCASGTGIFGAMHEGMTGDPSILYIKTVLDLFTAAIFATMLGYSVATVGIPLVVIQVALAMLANYIMPMTTPDMMADFSCAGGLIMVATGLRICNIKLFPVANMLPGLFLVMPFSWLWYVLVVS from the coding sequence ATGTTAATCGGACCTTATGTTAACGGTGCCGCGGTCATTATCGGCGGTTTGATCGGCGCTATGGCAGGCAATAAGCTGCCGGATCGCGTAAAAGCCGCGCTGCCGATGACCTTTGGGCTTTGCTCAGTTGGTCTTGGGATCAATCTGGTCATCAAGGTAAAATTTATGCCAGCAGTGGTGCTGGCCATGGTCATTGGTGCCGTGATCGGCGAGCTATTTTATGTCGAAAAAGGTATTGGTAAGGCAGCCGGGATGACCCGCGGCCTGGTCAATAAATTCCTGCCCCCCGTTCAGGGCCTCAGTCATGAAGAGTTCACCGAGAAATTTGTCGCGATTCTGGTCTTGTTCTGCGCCAGCGGTACCGGCATCTTCGGTGCGATGCATGAAGGTATGACCGGCGATCCATCTATCCTGTATATCAAAACCGTACTGGACCTGTTTACCGCCGCGATCTTCGCCACCATGCTCGGCTATTCAGTCGCGACCGTCGGTATTCCGCTGGTTGTCATTCAGGTCGCGTTAGCGATGTTGGCTAACTATATTATGCCCATGACCACGCCGGATATGATGGCAGACTTCTCCTGTGCCGGGGGATTGATCATGGTCGCTACCGGCCTGCGTATTTGTAATATCAAGCTGTTCCCGGTCGCCAATATGCTGCCCGGACTGTTCCTGGTAATGCCTTTTTCCTGGCTTTGGTACGTCCTGGTTGTCAGTTAA
- a CDS encoding MFS transporter — MSHNIPVDVKAWIDSRPIAPFQWGVVALCFLIITLDGYDAAVMGFVAPALIEDWGLSRAALGPILGAAMFGVAIGALVAGPLSDRFGRKRVLLGCVLLFALFSLACAAAQNPTQLALLRFLTGLGLGAVMPNCVTLVAEYMPARRRGLMITLMYSGFNVGSGLGGFIAAWLLSHYSWHSALIFGGAVPLVLLPILLWRLPESAMSMVARNISGARIAATLNRMGGAFTPQTRFRLEAPLLKSGSKVSGLFRDGYARGTLALWLTYFMGLFVIYLLNGWLPTILRSGGLSLQQAAMITGLFQLGGPLGGIIVGLLMDKMQARSVIAATYLLGCLCLFTQGLMDFGAVMLSALIFISGMCINGAQNGLQAYSPAFYQTEIRATGVSWMHGIGRSGAILSSSLGGVILALAPGQGAIFSVLAIPALLAALAILLHRMRPSSGNASPAAMTGACALSQHINHR; from the coding sequence ATGAGTCATAACATTCCTGTCGATGTGAAGGCCTGGATAGACAGTCGCCCTATCGCTCCCTTTCAGTGGGGCGTCGTGGCGCTCTGTTTTCTGATTATTACCCTGGATGGCTACGACGCCGCGGTGATGGGCTTTGTCGCTCCGGCCCTGATTGAGGACTGGGGCCTGTCGCGTGCTGCCCTGGGCCCCATTCTCGGCGCCGCCATGTTCGGCGTGGCTATCGGCGCTCTGGTCGCTGGCCCACTTTCCGATCGTTTTGGCCGTAAGCGAGTACTGCTGGGCTGTGTGCTGCTGTTCGCCCTCTTCAGCCTGGCCTGTGCCGCAGCCCAAAACCCGACCCAACTGGCGCTGCTACGTTTTCTGACCGGACTGGGGCTTGGGGCAGTCATGCCCAACTGCGTCACTCTGGTAGCCGAATATATGCCCGCCCGCCGCCGCGGGCTGATGATTACCCTGATGTACAGCGGCTTTAACGTGGGTTCCGGGCTGGGTGGCTTTATTGCCGCCTGGCTCCTTTCCCACTATAGCTGGCATTCGGCGCTGATTTTCGGCGGCGCAGTGCCGCTGGTGCTGCTACCCATTCTGTTGTGGCGCCTTCCGGAATCCGCCATGAGCATGGTGGCGCGCAACATTTCCGGGGCGCGAATTGCCGCAACCCTGAATCGTATGGGCGGCGCTTTTACGCCGCAGACCCGCTTCCGGCTGGAGGCCCCTCTTCTGAAGAGCGGCAGTAAAGTTTCCGGGCTGTTCCGGGATGGCTACGCCCGTGGCACCCTGGCCCTATGGCTGACCTACTTTATGGGGCTGTTCGTTATTTACCTGCTCAACGGCTGGCTGCCCACAATTCTGCGCTCTGGCGGACTTTCGCTTCAGCAGGCAGCCATGATTACCGGACTGTTCCAGCTCGGCGGCCCGCTGGGTGGAATCATCGTCGGCCTGTTGATGGATAAAATGCAGGCCCGCTCAGTGATTGCGGCCACTTACCTGCTGGGCTGCCTGTGCCTGTTCACTCAGGGATTGATGGATTTCGGCGCCGTGATGCTGTCAGCGCTGATTTTTATAAGCGGCATGTGTATTAACGGCGCCCAGAACGGTCTGCAAGCCTATTCACCGGCTTTTTATCAGACGGAAATACGCGCCACCGGAGTTAGCTGGATGCATGGCATTGGCCGCAGCGGCGCCATTCTCAGTTCATCGCTGGGAGGCGTCATTCTGGCGCTGGCACCGGGTCAGGGCGCCATCTTTAGCGTACTGGCGATTCCGGCGCTGCTGGCGGCACTCGCTATTTTACTGCACCGTATGCGCCCCTCCTCCGGTAATGCCAGCCCCGCCGCTATGACAGGCGCTTGCGCCCTTTCGCAACACATTAATCACCGATAA